One Gossypium arboreum isolate Shixiya-1 chromosome 13, ASM2569848v2, whole genome shotgun sequence genomic window, CGATCATTCCAACAAAATTTAACTTAGAAGCTTTGATATATTTCTTATATTGTGATCCATCATTCATGTACTGTCCTTCTAAAACATCTGTGGCATAAGTGAGCATCATCCAATGGTTGTTAGGGGCTACAACATGAATTCTACACTTTTTCATCGGTTGGGTCAGGACCCATTCATTTATTTGTTCAATTAGGCATGTGGATTGAAGTGCTGCCTTTTTACTGGAGAAGATATGCAGTTCTCTTGCTTTTTCCTTCTTAAACTAGTGTTATGGTGTTTTCCTTCCCTTCTACTCGGATTACTATAGCTATGAGTTTTTGATGGATGCAGCTACATGCTTTTTGCAGTTATGTGGGGGTAAACCTTCTGAAGGGGTTTTTGTTGGTGCATTCTTGTCTATGTCTTCTACAGCAGTGGTAAACCTCTCTGAACTGCATATTGACTCTGATTTtggtttgctgaaatttttcagTGTTTCTTTGTTGACATATATCCTAAGCTAGTAGGATAGTATATCTCTCAACTTTGATAGACTAAAATGCTCATTCAAGGAATTACTTCTGGAAATATGAGTTCCATAGGCAAGTAGTTTTGCTCAAATGACTGGTATGTCTTTTATGATTCCaggttttgaaatttttaatggaAAGGAATAGTTTAAGTGCCCTTCATGGTCAGGTGACAGTTGGAATTCTTATCCTACAGGTATTTATTTTCATGGTCACTACATCAGTTAAAAGAATATTTACTTGATTTGCGCGTAGATGCTTAGCAAGCATGAAGTTTTGAACTATCGTTGTTTGGCAGGATTGTGCTGTGGGCTTGCTGTTTGCTTTACTTCCAGTTCTAGGTGGCAGTTCTGGCATTCTTCAAGGAGTATTATccatgactaaatcgtaaatgcAAAATTCTCTACGATCAGCTGTCTTTGATGTAGTTGTTGCAAAGATCATTCTGTGTTTGTAGGTTCCTAATGATAAATTTTCTCTTTCAAATTTCAGGTTGGTGACTTTGATTACATTTCTGGCAATTTTGACAATATTATCCCGGACTTGTGTGCCGTGGTTTCTTAGGCTCATGATAAGCTTATCATCACAGGTGTGTATACTATTTAGTTCAATTTTTTAATGTATATAGACATTTACTGATACATTTGTTTGTGCAGACTAATGAGCTCTATCAGTTGGCATCTGTGGCGTTTTGCTTGCTTGTTGCTTGGGTTCGCTCATTTCCTTCTCACTTCTTGCATTATAATTAACTTGTGCATTGTAGTTAACTTTTTGTACTTTGCTCATTCTTGCAACTTTTTTCCCCATCCATCAAGATCGATGTGTCTTTTCATTCACTTAGCgacatatgtatgtttgtatatgcaTAACATAACTTGTTGTGACACTCCAGTGTAGTGATAAGCTGGGTCTAAGCCTTGAGCTGGGCTCATTTGCTGCGGGAGTGATGATATCAACCACTGATCTGGGCCAGCATACACTTGAACAAGTAAGACTTCTACCCTTTTTAGAACTTTCAATGCCTAGTTTGATGTAAACTTGTTTGTGATCTAAAAGTATGTTAACTTGTGATGTAAATTTGTTTGTGATCTAAAAATATGTTAACTTGTGATGTAGATTTGTttgtgatttaaaaatatgttaacTTCCTACTTAAAGTTAAATGTTATGGGCTAAATGCTCAATTTGGGCCTAAACTTTGGAGACTCACCCCTTACATGAGGATCAAACCTTTCAAAGTGGTCAAAGAAGGACCAAACCTGGACAGATCTGCTCACGTAAGGATCAAACCTTTCAAAGTAGTCAAATAAGGaccaacttttttttttgtacCTGCTCAAATAAGAGCTAAAACTTTTGAGCCGTGCCCAAATAAGGACTAAGATTTATTGTAATTATGTTGCATTCCTTTAGTTATAATGGTGTGAAAAAATCACTCATGTATGCTTTACCTTAGCTTCATGATTACTGAACATAATAGTATTgtgatatatattttatttgccATTATATGTAGAATGGTTTACCTTTGTCCTTGTTTGAGCAGGTCCAAAAAAGTCTGGTCCTTATGTAAGCAAACCCTCCAAGGGTTAGAGGCCCAAAATGAGCATTTAGCCACTTCTATGCTAGCTCATTGACCATCTCTCTACACGGTTAATTTTGCAATCCCTTTAAAGAACGAGTTGTCAGTCTTAATGTTATTGGATCAACTAAATCCAATTACTTATGGTGTGTAGAAAGGTAATTCAAGGTCCTGCCTAAACTGACTGCAGTTAGCAAACTCCTGTCCATCAGGGCTCAAGCAGTATTCTATTCATCTTGTCTAGTTATTTAGTTGATATTTTCTGCTTACTGGAACTTACGCCCCCTTTTTCTAATTTGGTTTATGATGCTTGTTTGACTTTGGGAGTATTATTGTGAATATGACTACCAAATTACGAATCTCTGTTGTTATTCAGGTTTGTTGATAGTACTCTAAGCTAAGAAAGTGTGCCACTAGAATGTTGTTGCCTTGTCAATACTTACTGACTGCTCGAGTCTCTCTTTTGTATACAGGTGGAGCCCATTCGCAATTTCTTTGCTGCTCTTTTCCTCGCCAGTATTGGGATGTTGATTCATGTACATTTCCTTTGGAATCATGTTGACATATTGCTAGCAGCTGTAATATTGGTGATTGTTATTAAAACAATGGTAGTTGCTGCAGTTGTCAAAGGATTTAGATACAACAACAAAACTTCACTTCTTGTATGAGCTGAACCTACTATTTACATATTTGTATTCATTTTGTAAAGGTTTCTAAGTTCTTTTCACCTTAATGTGTAGGTTGGAATGTCTTTGGCCCAAATTGGGGAATTTGCTTTTGTTCTTCTCAGCCGAGCTTCTAATCTTCACCTAGTTGAGGTCCACACATCATTACTGTAACCTTCATTTAGTCAATGTTATGTGTTGTTAAGTAGACCACACAATTTTTCTCAAAACATGTAGTTCAGTTtagttcatttattttatttttggctagttcatttattttatttttggcttCCTACCTTCACAATGTTGCTGGATTTTTTGTCATTACTTCAGGGTAAACTTTACCTGCTACTTCTGGGCACAACGGCTCTCAGTTTGGTACGTCAACTATTACTGCCTTACTTTCACATTTGTCATTATATTCTTGTAAAGAAGAACGGTTCCTTCTATTATGACTGTGAGTACCGATCATGCAACTGGAGGGTAGTTTGAATGCACTTGTTGCAATACGTGTCTACTGTTGCTTCTTCATGCTTTTTCAAGAACAATGTTCTATGACTATCAGAAACAATTCAATCAGTAAATCATTTTCATGTCAATTTGGAAACCTTTACTTCTAAGTACCTGATTTAGCTGCTACTACACGTTTTTCACAAAGTTCTTTCGATGTTAAAATGGCACGAACTGGTTTTTCTCTTGAGATTTCAAAATGTTCTCATAATATAAACGTGCAGGTGACTACACCGTTGCTTTTCAAGCTCATCCCAGCTGTTGTTCATCTTGGCGTGCTCTTGCGATGGTTCCCCCCTGATATTCAGAGCGAGGTAATCTTGCAATTCTTTAAACTTTTATCCGAATTCTTGCTGGAACAAGTATTTTGAGGTTTACATGATTTCTCCTCTCAGATGGGTTTTAAAGGAGATAGTCTCCGCTCAGACAGTGGTAAGCAAAGTAATAGTCTCCGCTCAGACAGCGGTAAGCAAAGTAATAGTCTCCGCTCAGACAGTGCGAAACGTATCACGTTGTTGGTCCAAGGCTCTCATGATTcatgatattaatatataaaaaaccGAATCAGAAAGCAAAGCAAATGCAAAGATTCAGCATTCACATGATGGGGTTCTTATACTGTGGAGGACATGCATAAAATGTGCACAAAGAAGTGAACAAAAACAGGTTCTTTACTTCTTTTCTATTGCAAAGCTCTTCATATGTTTTTTTGCCCATTTACAATGACAATTTCTGACAAGTCAAAGCCTGTTCAAAAAAGAATGTCAGCCCCGACATATGAACAGCAATATATATGATGTCCCCCTCAGCTTACACATTATAAATATCGGTTTCAGGGTCATCACACTAAAAACTTTGACAGATGACCTTTTGTAAAATAGCTTCCATTTTGTGATGTAATTCATTTCAATCTTTTTCATGTTCCCCGCTCCCATCTTTCATTGAttgatttatttgttttttatctcatctttgttttttttttttaattattattattttgaaaattttatgttgtGAAATAAAATTTTGTTTGGTATGTTGAGTTCTTTGACGAGGTTTGTAACAGTGTTGACAGAAAGGAGGCTTAATGTTAGATAATAAAGAATTGTGAAATTTTAATAAAACGtgattctttcttttcttttattgaattatgaaaatgttttatctttttttttttttttgataagtAAGTTGTATTATCTAATGAGAAGATTACTGCTACATCCAACAATTCACAATAAACTGTACACTAAGAACCTATACAAAACCAAGAAACACAATAGATTACAGCAACCAAAACCAAAAACCTAACCTATACATTTCTCAAACTCCGTTGCAAACATAGTTGGTTATTGACAAGGTCTGAATAAGTGGGACATCTGCCACTAAGACGGAGACACACAATATCTTTAACTTTCTTCAACAAAACTTCAAGTAGAAGAATTTCCAAAAAGCCTGTTATTCTTTTCACGCTAAACAAAGTACACAATTGCATTCTATGCAAGCTTGAGTGTGCAGACAAAGAATGACTTACCTTTCAAACAATAAATTGTCCGTTTAAATTCTTGAAGTCACATACCAACAGACCTCTTGATGCCATATAAACTCAGAACAAGTTGCCACAAACCTTGAGAGTAGGTACACTCAAAGAAAATATGATTTCGAGATTCCGTAGCATCAAAACATAACAGGCAACGACGATAAAAACCATACCATGATTAAACAATTTGTCGTGAGTGGAAAGTTTGTTTAAGATAGCCATCCAAGCAATTGTTGAGTGTTTAGGCACATAGAGAGCGAACCAAAGGAATTTATGCCAAGAGACCTTAACAGCTTTAAGAACTTTCCAAATTTTATGAGTCGGCACAATTGTCCCAATCGGAAAGTTTCTCGAAGAACTAACAACAACATCCTTAAACCACAAAAATCTCCTCCAATTCCAGCTACTAGCTGAGTCGGCAGCAGCAGGCGAATAAGAAGCACCTTTTTTTTATCTCGTACTTTGAATTttgtataaaatgaaattttgattcATGATATAAGTTTTAAAAATCGGGTAGAAAGGAGAAAATTGACGTAATTTACAAAGAATTCACTAAATTTTACACCTATATACCATACTTAACGCATAAAAAAAGCTAtgcaaataattaaaataataacaaaaggcGACACTGGTACGCTATAATATCTTTTTGGCTTTAGGCTTAAAAAGTTTctgtattttaaaaataataattaggtCCTTCggtaaaaaaaatgttaaaaaacaTCAATTAGATTTTTAAAGTCAATTTTACatctatttaattaaaaatattttttaaaagtaaGGAATAGTAATATGAAGGTGTTTTTATCTTACCTTAATATTTCTTTTAACTTTTGCACTTATTATCTTTTATTactttaatctttatactttttttatataaaaagaaaCTAAAGATAAATTACATCAAATAATCTATTTCCTCAAATAGGGATATTTAAAAAATTTGTAGTCCTTGACTATTCAAATGAACCAATTTGACAAGTCTATTAGTTTCTCGATTCTCTTCTCTAAatatataacagatatttcaatGTTGAAATCGAGAAAACTACTGAAGAATTCTCCTCATTAGAGTAGAGTTAGATTCTCCTGTGAGCCCCATATTTTTGGCACTAACCACTTTAAGATTATCTGTCCGAATCAACATATTATTATGGCGTTGGTCAATGAAAATATCTAAGCCATTTAAGATGTCCCACAATTCAACACCGAACACAGAACAACTCCCAAAAATCTATTAAAGCCACAAATCTAATTCCCAACATGGTCTCGCACAATTCCTCCTGCAGAATCAGAACCATCCTCAAGttgcacatatacatcaatattCAAATAGACccaattttcatttaaattagaGGACAAAGTTGAATCTTGAAATGATCACCATAGGCCTCTAACAATCATCATAAACTGTTTGTCCCAGCTAAAAGAGACGTTAATCTTTATACCGTATAATCCATTACTCCAATTCAATTTTCCAATCATAGATACTTTATTATATCCTTCAAaattcaatttttgaaaaaaaaatttgtaaatacTTTTTTTTTACCTAGAAAAACTAATATATGATAATCATGTTTACCAAAGTccctctttttcttctttaaaacCAATCATATCCAAACACTGTTTGAAAGCGAATCTTCCACTTGTCAACTCCAGGAACTCCCATGACCCTAAGAAAACGTAAAATGATGCTATTTGCACTACATTAAGCGAGCGACTTCCAATTGCTTGGGGCTTTTATAATATCGTGTATCGTCACGGTGAAATCTCCGCCCTTCAAGTCTTCACAGCTAAAAGATGCCGGCCGGAGAACTCCGGTATCCTTCTTCGATCTCTTGTCCGCAGATTTCTCAAGCAACGGAAACCCCCATGGAGGAAGACGAGGCGTGGGTGTGGGCGCAGATTAAAGCCGAGGCACGCCGCGACGCCGAGTTGGAGCCGGCTCTAGCTAGCTACCTCTACTCCACGATCCTATCTCACTCCTCTCTCGAGCGTTCCCTCGCCTTCCACCTCGGCAACAAGCTCTGCTCCTCCACGCTCCTCTCTACGCTTCTCTACGACCTTTTCCTCAACACTTTCTCTTCCGATCCTTCGCTTCGAGCCGCCGCCGTCGCCGATCTCCGTGCGGCTCGCGTTCGGGATCCCGCTTGCGTTTCCTTCTCTCATTGCCTACTTAATTATAAAGGATTCTTGGCATGCCAGGTaaataatttttctcaattttgaATTTCCTCTTATTAATTCACATTTCGCGAAAGGAATTTTaagctttatttagttatttaTCTGTTTTCATTTTTAAGTTTTGTACGCCATTAATTAAAGTTTTGAACAGGAAAACTGATTTTCTTcttgttaattgaatgttgtaaATGGAATTTGTGTAAAGCGTTGTTTGTTGTTCATAAGAGTAAAAAATTGATGATCATTGGATTTTCCTTCTAATAATACCTAGAAAATTTGTGTTATTATAGGCTCATCGAGTTGCACACAAGTTGTGGACTCAGTCACGTAGGCCGCTAGCATTGGCATTACATTCTCGAATCTCCGATGTTTTCGCCGTTGATATACATCCGGCAGCAAAGATCGGGAAAGGGATCTTGTTAGATCATGCCACCGGTGTGGTGATCGGAGAAACCGCGGTTGTTGGCAACAATGTGTCAATTTTGCATCACGTTACCCTCGGTGGGACCGGGAAGGCATGTGGAGATCGGCATCCGAAGATTGGTGATGGAGTTTTAATCGGAGCCGGTGCAACCATATTAGGGAATGTGAAGATTGGGGAAGGAGCAAAGATCGGGGCAGGGTCAGTAGTGCTGATCGATGTGCCACCTCGGACCACGGCCGTAGGAAACCCTGCAAGGCTCGTCGGAGGGAAGGAGAAACCGTCAAGGCATGAGGAATGCCCCGGAGAGTCCATGGATCACACTTCATTCATCTCTGAATGGTCAGATTATATCATTTGATTCAGTTTTCTTTGCTATTAGAATTCTCTAGTCTAAAGCTGTTCTGTTTTTGCATGCTATATGGTGTTGAAGCCTGATAAAAATTGTAGTCTCTTTCTATCTTTTACTTAGCCCTATGAGTATATTCAACTGTTGTTCTCGTATCTCTATACTCGTGCTCGAAAATTATATCGAATAAAGGTGTTAGACAGGTGATAGCTGTTGCCTGGATGCTGATATCTATGTCTTTTTGTTGTTTATTAACTGAACTAGATGCTGTTGCAATATCTTTTTCCTACTTGTTTATTAACTTAGTACCCTCATATATGTAGTTTTTCAAGTGTGTTTTTATTCTAATTGAGTGCTCAACATATTAGTATTTTTTTAATCAAGTTCGTCCATTGGTTTAGCTTAGGCCTTAAATGTGATTTAAATCTAATCAAACTGTAAACAAGCGTATACCTATTATATGGAGATGCATGAGATTCAAGTTAACTATGGGTAAAAGTATTATGGTAGTCCTTGTACTAAGAGCCGGATTGTATATTTTTTACTCCAAAAATGGGCATATTAGTCCctatatattagatcaaagagcaaactagtCTCTTTTATAGAGGTTTTatctatttctactgttaaaactAGTCCATATAAGTCAGAGTAAGGTATATGTGGCACACAACGTGTAATTATCTAGTTTTTTTTGTCAATCACCAAGGGCGAAACCAGAAAATTTATTTAGGGGGCCaaaattaaattatgatttttacgataggtaaaaatacaattttactatttcatagcttgtattttttataatttttaaaagattaaattaaatttataatccTTAGGTCACTAGTTCGAATCCTGTAGGTTGGATAATTTTTCCATTTagtagtttaaaattttattcatccaaaaaaaagttatatttttagcTGAAGTCaagtataattttacttttattaatttaaaattttaattttaaaggatttaaatgaaaaaaatattttaagggtcGAGGTCCTGTCAACTCTCTTATTACGTTTTTGTCAATTATAccaattttaatagaaaaatagataaaattttaataaaaataaacagtTTGATCTTTAATGatctttaatttaatatacaattatttatttatttatttattttactaactATGCTACGTGTTATCGATGAAAGAACCTAAATATAGATATTTTGAAGTTAAGAGTGACATTAGAGAAACATTGGCGAAAAGTATCCTTTTGGAGTTTACAGCCATTTCTTTCTGTCTAATCTGTGTCTCGAACAATGGTGCACTGAAGGTAGATATTTTGCATTAAAACAGCCCAGCTGAAGCGGTGAAGCAAACATGATGCCAAATTTGGCCGATTGATTTGTTGTTTTAACTTTTGTGCCATCACAAGATGGCGATTATTTTTTATGGCAATGAAACCATGACCTGGATATGAATTTCAatccatttttttgtttttttttaagaaaaaaactaTCTTTAAATCTTATAATTTTATAGACTTAGAcaccaattttaattttttttcaagaatttttgcTGGCTTTTATCTAATTCACGTTAAACGTTCAACTGTTATAACCAAGTGTCACTCTACAATGTTTCACAACGCTTTAGTAAAATTTAGTctagaaatttatttaattttgttaaaatatcaaaaataatattattaa contains:
- the LOC108464455 gene encoding K(+) efflux antiporter 4-like: MRRRLAALFFICDLFVLFGFAAAFDAETLSAAEFNATAALTNVSDPRSREDSFADMIDRALEKEFNDTDQNEATDPGSFNNSVAGKQAVLETVARVKSKKNETKEEKSFQLHDVFYLDNENRADDAPTLIDQNDNVFIISNPKSKYPILQLDLRLISDLVVVIVSATCGGIAFACAGQPVITGYLLAGSIIGPGGFSFVGEMVQVETVAQFGVIFLLFALGLEFSTTKLRVVRAVAVLGGLLQIFLFMCLCGITVSLCGGKPSEGVFVGAFLSMSSTAVVLKFLMERNSLSALHGQVTVGILILQDCAVGLLFALLPVLGGSSGILQGVLSMTKSLVTLITFLAILTILSRTCVPWFLRLMISLSSQTNELYQLASVAFCLLVAWCSDKLGLSLELGSFAAGVMISTTDLGQHTLEQVEPIRNFFAALFLASIGMLIHVHFLWNHVDILLAAVILVIVIKTMVVAAVVKGFRYNNKTSLLVGMSLAQIGEFAFVLLSRASNLHLVEGKLYLLLLGTTALSLVTTPLLFKLIPAVVHLGVLLRWFPPDIQSEMGFKGDSLRSDSGKQSNSLRSDSGKQSNSLRSDSAKRITLLVQGSHDS
- the LOC108463761 gene encoding serine acetyltransferase 5; translation: MPAGELRYPSSISCPQISQATETPMEEDEAWVWAQIKAEARRDAELEPALASYLYSTILSHSSLERSLAFHLGNKLCSSTLLSTLLYDLFLNTFSSDPSLRAAAVADLRAARVRDPACVSFSHCLLNYKGFLACQAHRVAHKLWTQSRRPLALALHSRISDVFAVDIHPAAKIGKGILLDHATGVVIGETAVVGNNVSILHHVTLGGTGKACGDRHPKIGDGVLIGAGATILGNVKIGEGAKIGAGSVVLIDVPPRTTAVGNPARLVGGKEKPSRHEECPGESMDHTSFISEWSDYII